The DNA segment AGGCGTAGAGCAGGAACGCGATGAGTGCCGAGACCTCCAGCTGGCCCTCGCTCACCCGCCACGCGCCGACTCCGAGGATGAGGATGATCGCGAGCTGAAGTCCGGACCAGGCGATGGTCCAGCTCACCGCTTCCCTGCGGACGGCGTGGATGCTGTGCTCGGCCGCGGCGCGGGCGTCGCCGAGGATGTGCTCGGACTGCCTGCGTTCGGCCCTGCTGACCTTGACCGTGCGGATGGCCCTCAGCGCGACCTCCAGCGTGCCGCCGAGCTTGCCGAGGTGTTCCTGTGAGCGTTCCTGTGCCTTGGCGATTCCGGGCATGAGCACGCCGAATAACACGGAGACCACGACCAGCGCTCCGACCGTCGTCGCGAGCAGGACGAGGTCGAGCACGCCCATCAGGACCAAACTGCCCACGAGCATGATCGAGCCGTTGATGAGGCTGACGACGCTGGAGGAGGCCGCTTCCCGTAGCAGAACCGTGTCGGAGGTGACCCTGGCGACGAACTCTCCGGTCGGCCTTCCCGTGACAGCCGCCACGGTGGCCCTGAACGTCCTGCGGACCATGGATTCCCGTGCTTCGAGCACCAACCGCTCGCCGAGTGAGCCGAGCAGGATCCATTGCCACAGTCCGACGGCCGCGCCGACGACGAGCAGGAAGAGCAGGGCGACGATCGGACCGCTCAGTGAGCCGTCCGCGCCGAGCGAGTCGAGTACCCACTTGGTCACCATCGGGGTCGCCAGCCCCATGGCGGAGCCGAGCAGGGCGAGCAGCAGCCCGAGTACCAGGGTCCGGCGGTGCGGTCTCGCGAACGACCAGAGGACGGCGGCACGGGAACGATAGGTTGGAGCACTCATGACCGTTATGGAACATCAATGTTCCATTTTTGTCCATCGAGTTTCAAAACGGGTCACGTGCTACGGTCGTCCGGTGATCCAGCAGCGCGATGCCGTCGCGGAGACAGGTGCCCGGGCCAGGACGAGGAAGGCGATCCTCGACGCCGCCGTTTCCGTGCTGTCCAAGGATTCCACCGCGAGCCTCGGCGAGATCGCCGCCGAGGCGGGGGTCGGGCGAACGACGATGCACCGGTACTTCCCCGAGCGCTCCGACCTGCTCACCGCGATCGGCGCCGAAGCGCTCGGCAAGGTCGCCGTGGCGACCGAGAGGGCGAAGGTCGACGAGGGCACCGCGGCCGAGGCACTGGAGCGGCTGGCGCTGGAACTGTTCGACCTCGGCGATCTGCTGATGCTGGCTTTCAACGACCCCGGGTTGACCAACAGCCCCGACTGGGAGACCGAGACCGAGGCCGATCAGGCCACCGCGCGGTTGCTCGACCGGATCCGTGTCGAAGGAGGCGACCCGGAACTCGACGCGGACTGGCTCGTCCAGGTGCTGTGGTCCGTGCTGTACGCGGCCTGGACACACACGAGGGAGAACGGTGTACCGAGGCAGCAGGCGCTGCGTCTGTGCCTGCGCACGCTGCGCAACGCGACGGGACTGGGCGGAGCCTGAAACGCCGTCGACGGTCCGATCAGGACAGGAAAGTGGGCAACGGGCGGGGGTCCGGCGTCGGCGCCCAGCGGCCGTCGCGAATGGTGTAGTCCCAGCAAGTACGACCCTGGGTGATGTCGTGCAGCGCCCGCAGCAGCCGCTCGACGTGCTCCTCCTTCGAGCCGAGGCCGAGGCTCACGCGCAGCGCCTGCTGCCCGGAACCACCCGCGTCGCCGATGAGCCTCCTCGTGGCGATGTGCGCGCAGAACGCGCCGTCGCGCACGCCGATGCCGTACTCGGCCGACAGCACGGCGGCCACCCAGTTCGGCTGGAATCCGTCGATGACGAAGCTGATCGTGCCGACCTGGTCGTTCTGGCCGTCCCCGGCGAACAGCCTCAGCACGCGCAGGCCCGCGACCTCGGCGAGACCTGAGGTGAGCCGGTCGAGCAGCGCCGTCTCGTGGTCCTCGATCTGCTGCCATTGCGTGGCCAGTTCCGTGCAGGCAACGCCAAGCGCGTACACGCCGACGGTGTTGGGGGAGCCCGCTTCGTGCCGCTCGGCGCCGGTGTTCCAGACGACCTCGACACCGGTTTCCTTACCCTGAACGAGTTTGCTGGCACCACCGCCAGCGAGGTAGGGCTCCGCGGCTCGAAGCCAGTCGGACCTTCCCACCAGGGCGCCGGCGCCGAACGGGGCGTAGAGCTTGTGTCCCGAAAGGGCCACGTAGTCAGCGCCGAGTTCCCGCAGGGAAACCCTGCGGTGGGGAGCCAGTTGCGCGGCGTCCACGACGATCCGCGCGCCGGCCTCGTGGGCGACCTCGGTCAGTTCGGCGACGGGCAGTAGTTCACCGGTGACGTTCGAGGCACCTGCCGCCACCACGAGCCGGGGGCCCTCCGGGCATTCGGCGAGCGCCTTCGCGACGGCGGTGACCGCTTCGCTCCTGGTGCGCGGGGCGGGAAGGCGGCGAACGTGGTGACCGCGCCACGGCAGCAGCGCGGCGTGGTGCTCGGTGTCGAACAGCACGACCGCTGTTCCCCTCGGTACCGCGCGGGCCAGCAGGTTCAGCGAATCCGTCGTGTTGCGCGTGAAGACGACGGAGTCACAGGAACGGCCGCCGACGAAGGTGTGGACCGCTTGCCGTGCGCGCTCGTAGATGGTGGTCGACACCTGGGACGCGAAACCGGCACCCCTGTGCACGCTGGCGTACCACGGCAGGAACTCGTCGACCGCGCGGCGGACCGAACTCAAACAGGGAGCGCTCGCCGCGTGGTCGAAGTTGGCGTATCCCACGGATTCTCCGGTGACCAGCGGGACGGTGAGCTCGGCTCCCGCCGTCTCCGGCACCGTCGCGATCGGGTTGGCGATCGTGTCGTCGGCGATGGGATTCAGAGTGCTGGTCATCGTGCCTCCTCGGCGGTCCTGGGGACCCTGCGAGGGGCCCGCGCTTGCCCGCCGCTTTCCGGCGAGCCAGGTCGTCACCCGGGGCACCCCACCACGGTAGGAGGGTTGCCGGCCAGCAAGCCGGGGCTTGAACGCTGGCACTCATGACCTTGCCGAGGACGATACCTCAGCCGTGGCCGCCGAAGCGAGTGGGTAATCGTGTTGCCTGCGGCACACCCAAGATCGTTACGCGCGGAAGGTCAGTTCCCGGCGTCGGGCGGGATTCCTCGGCGGACGTCGCCGGGATGGCGCCGCACCTTGTGCGGGTCGCGCCGCCCGCTGGAATCGAGCTGCCACGGCACGCTCGTCACCATCACGTCCGGTTCGAACAGCAGGCGGCCCTTGAGGCGCAGCGCGCTCTGGTTGTGCAGCAGGTTCTCCCACCAGTGCCCGACGACGTACTCGGGAACGTACACGCTGACAAGTGTGCGGGATTGCTTGTCCCGCAAGTGTTTGATGTAGCCGAGGATGGGTCGGGTCACTTCCCGGTACGGCGATTCGAGCACCTTCAGCGGTACCTCGATGCCGCGTTCCTCCCACTGCCGCCGCAATTGCCGGGTGTCCTCGTCGTTGACGTTGATGGTGATCGCGGTGAGGGTGTCGGGTTTCGTGGCCCTGGC comes from the Prauserella marina genome and includes:
- a CDS encoding TetR/AcrR family transcriptional regulator, with translation MIQQRDAVAETGARARTRKAILDAAVSVLSKDSTASLGEIAAEAGVGRTTMHRYFPERSDLLTAIGAEALGKVAVATERAKVDEGTAAEALERLALELFDLGDLLMLAFNDPGLTNSPDWETETEADQATARLLDRIRVEGGDPELDADWLVQVLWSVLYAAWTHTRENGVPRQQALRLCLRTLRNATGLGGA
- a CDS encoding aminotransferase class V-fold PLP-dependent enzyme; its protein translation is MTSTLNPIADDTIANPIATVPETAGAELTVPLVTGESVGYANFDHAASAPCLSSVRRAVDEFLPWYASVHRGAGFASQVSTTIYERARQAVHTFVGGRSCDSVVFTRNTTDSLNLLARAVPRGTAVVLFDTEHHAALLPWRGHHVRRLPAPRTRSEAVTAVAKALAECPEGPRLVVAAGASNVTGELLPVAELTEVAHEAGARIVVDAAQLAPHRRVSLRELGADYVALSGHKLYAPFGAGALVGRSDWLRAAEPYLAGGGASKLVQGKETGVEVVWNTGAERHEAGSPNTVGVYALGVACTELATQWQQIEDHETALLDRLTSGLAEVAGLRVLRLFAGDGQNDQVGTISFVIDGFQPNWVAAVLSAEYGIGVRDGAFCAHIATRRLIGDAGGSGQQALRVSLGLGSKEEHVERLLRALHDITQGRTCWDYTIRDGRWAPTPDPRPLPTFLS